Part of the Cryptosporangium arvum DSM 44712 genome, GCGCTCGTCCGGGTCGTGGCGCATGCACTCGGCCAGCCACTGCTCGGCCTCGTCGATCCGGCCCGCGCACAGGTTCGCGAAGACGAGCGCCCACCGGATCCGGGTCGCGGTCGCCCAGGCCCCCAGCTCGTTGAAGACCTCGAGCACGACGCCGAAGTGCATCCGCGCCTCCTCGGTGCGGTCGATGTCGAGCAGCTCGCCGACGCGGGAGTGCGCGGCCGCGCGGATCCACCGGTTACCGGCGTCGCCCAGCACGTGCAGCGCCCGCTCCGCCGCGGCCAGCGCCGCCACCCGATCGCCTGCGCCCTCGGCGGTGTAGCTCAGCACGCTGTTGGCCACCGCGGCCAGCATCGGCTCCGGCCGCTCGGCCAGCGCCCGCACCTCGTCCGGGCCGTCGCAGCGCAGCACGGTGTCGGCCGCGCTGATCAGCGTCGTCGGGGCGGTCGGCGGGAGTCGGCGCGCGGTGACGATCGACCGGCCCGCCCGCTCCGGTTGGAGCAGCCCGGCGCTGATCGCGATGAGCACCATCGCGGCCCGCGCCACCTCGACGCTCCCCGGTTCGGGGCGGTAGTGCGACAGCGCCCAGGCCGGCTCGTCGACGAGCGGCAACAGCTTGCCGAGGTTCGACTCCACCATCCACAGTCCACCGAGCGCGGCGACGGTCGCGGCCACGCTCGGGCCGTCGGACCGCTCGACCGCGATCCGCAGGGCGAGTGCGAGGTTGTCCTGCTCGGCGCGGATCCGCCGGACCGTGGTGATGAAGTCCGGCCCGAACAGACCCTCGTGGTTGGCGACGCTGACGTCACGGGCCCAGGACAGGAAGCGGTCGTCGACGGCTTCGGCCTCCCCGGACTCGGCCCGGCGCAGCGCGCTGAACTCACGCACCGTCTCCAGCATGCGGAAACGCAGTTCGGAACCGGTTTCGACGACGGTGAGCAGCGACTGGTCGACGAGGTGCTCGAGCGTGTCGCTCTCGAAGCCGAAGCTCTCGGCGGCCGCCCCGGTGAAGCCGCCGGGGAACACCGACAGCGCACGCATCGCGGCCTGGCTCGACGGGGTCAGCAGATGCCAGCTCCAGTCGATGACCGCGGAGAGCGTCCGGTGCCGTTCCGGGGCGTCCCGGGAGCCGCCGCGCAGCAGCGTGAACCGCTTGTTCAGCCGGTCGGCGATGTCGCGCACGGAGAGCGCGCGGATCCGGGCCGCGGCCAGTTCGACGGCGAGCGGCAGGCCGTCGAGGTGACCGCAGACCTCGCGGACGATGTCGTCGGGCAGGTCGGCGCCGGGGCGCACCGCCCGGGCCCGCTGGCGGAACAGCTCCTCGCTGTTCTCGGGGCTCAGCTCGGGCAGAAGATGGACCGCCTCCGACGAGAGGCCGAGCGGGGTGCGGCTGGTGGTGAGCACACGCAGCTGCCGGCTCCGCGCCACCAGGCGGTGGACCAGCTCGGCCGCGCCGCGGATCACGTGCTCGCAGTTGTCGAGCACGAGCAGCGCCGGGCCCAGCGCCTCGGTGAGGCTGTCGACGGCGTCGCCGGGGCCGGCCACGACCCCGAGCGCCGTCATCACCTCACCGAGGACGTCGTCGTCGGTGACCACGCCGGCCAGCGGGACGAAGTGGACGGTGGTGCGGTCGGACGCCCGGGCCACCGCCTGCGCGAGCCGGGTCTTGCCCAGCCCGCCGATGCCGATGATCGACGTGACCCGGGACGTGCGGACGAGCGCGGCGACCGCGGCCAGGTCGCCGTCGCGGCCCAGCAGCGGGTTGGGGTCGAACGGAATGCCGTGGTGCTCGGTGCGGGCCTTCGGCCGGAGCAGCTCGGCGTGCGTGGCCTGCAGCTCCGGGCCCGGGTCGGCGCCGAGCTCGTCGCGCAGGGCGCGGCGGTAGGTGTCGTAGCGGGCCAGCGCGGCGGCCGGACCCTGCGTCGCGGCCTCGGCCCGGAGCAACTGGGCCAGCAGTTCCTCGTCGCGCGGTGCCTCGGCGGCGAGCTCGGTGAGCGGGCCGATCGCGTCGGCCCACCGCTCGAGACGCGCCAGCGCGAGCGCACGGGCCCGGGTGAGCACCGCGCGGGTGACGGCCCGGTGCGCGCGTAGTTCCCCGAGCGGATCGGTGGCCGCGGGCGGGGTGCCTGGACCGAAGAGGGCGAGGCCGGCCTCGGCGGCCTCCAGCGCGGCCGGGTGCGCGCCCCGCCGGGCCGCCGCGGTCGCTTCCGACGCTCGGAGCAGCACCGCCGACGCGTCGACGTCCTCCTCGGTCAGCGCGAGCCGGTAACCCCTCGGCGTGCTCACGATCAGATCAGGGCCGAGCGCCGCCCGGGCCCGGAACACCAGCGCCTGCAGCGCCTTGGTCGGGTGCTCCGGCCGCTCGTCCGGCCAGAGCTCGTCGATCAGCCGGTCGGAGCTCGGCCCGGCCCGGAGCTCCCCGGCCAGCAGGGCGAGGAGACGCTGCACCCGGGGGCCGACCACGTCCACGCCGCGGTGAGCCACCCGGGCCAACAGAACAAGCTGGACCGTCACACGTTCAGGCTAGTGACCTCCGCCGGGGCCTCGTGGCGTTGCCGGAGCAATGCGAACGCGAGGACGAACGCGGCGACGAGCAGCGCGGTGCCGGCCGCGAACGCCGCGTGGTACCCGCCGGTCAGTGCCGCGGCCCGGCCGTCGTCGAGCAGCGACTCGGTGCGTGCCGCGGCGAGTGTGGAGAGCACCGCGATCCCCGTCGCCATCCCGATCTGCTGCGTGGTGTTGAACAGCCCGGACGCGAGCCCGGCGTCGTCGGCCTTCGCTCCCGACATCCCGAGCGACGTCAGCGCGGGGAGCGCCAGCCCGAAGCCGGCCGCGAGCACCATCAGCGGCAACAGGTCGGTGACGTAGTCGGCACGCACCGGGACGCGGGTGAGCAGCGCGAGCATCAGGATCAGCAGGCCGATGCCGGCGAGCAGAACCCTCCGCTCCCCGAACCGGGCGTTGAGCCGCGCCGCGGCGCCGAGCGAGACCGCCCCGATCGTCAGCGCGGCCGGCAGCATGGCCAGCCCGGTCTCGGTGGCGTCGTAGCCCTGCACGTTCTGCAGGTACAGCGCGAACAGGATCTGGAAGCTGAACAGCACCGCGACCATCAGCACCTGGACGCCGTTGGCCACCGCGACGCTCCGGGTCCGGAAGATCCGTAGCGGCATGAGCGGGGTCGCCGCGGTGGCCTGCCGGGCCACGAACCCGGCCAGCAGCGCGAGCCCGCCGACGCCGACGAGCGGGGACCGGGTCACCACCGCGTAGATGCTCGTCATCAGGCCGGACGTCACCAGCACCGCGCCCAGGACGTCGGCGCCGGCTTTCAGTCCGATACCGCGGTCGTCCGGCAGCGCCGGAAGTGCCAGCGCGATCGCGGCGACGCCGATCGGCGCGTTGATGAGGAAGATCCAGTGCCAGCTCAGCGCGTCGGTGAGAACACCGCCCACCACCTGGCCGATCGAGGCACCGGCCGCCCCGGTGAAGCTGAACACCGCGATCGCGACCGACCGTTCCTTCGCCTCGGTGAACAGCGTGACGAGGATGCCGAGGCTGACCGCTGCGCTCATCGCGCTGCCGACGCCCTGCAGGAAGCGGGCCGCGATCAGGGCGGCCGGGCTGGTCGCCGCCCCGGCGAGCACCGAGGCGAGCGTGAACACGATCGAGCCGGCCAGGAACATGCGTTTGCGGCCGATCAGGTCTCCGAGGCGGCCGGCGAGCAGCAGCAGGCTGCCGAACGCGATCAGGTAGGCGTTGACCACCCAGCTCAGGCCGGCGGTCGAGAGCGCCAGGTCGGCTTGGATGGCCGGCATCGCCACCGTGACGATGCTGCCGTCGAGCACGCTCATCAACAGGCCGGTGGCGATCACACCGAGAGCGATCCAGCGGGACATGACGGTCCTCCTGTATTGGCTACAGGTAGGACCTTAGTAGATAGTTTTGTTGCAGACAATCTCTCACGAACGTTGTCTGGCGCGGCGGGCCTGGCCCTCCGCGGGCTGGGCGAGGTGGCCGGTGGCCAGGGCGGTCAAGGCCGCGAGCAGCGCGTCCCGGTCCTCGACCGCCAGCGATCCGAGGGCTTCGGCGTGCACGCGGTCGACGATCTCCTGGCTCTGCCGCGCCACCTCGACGCCCTTCTCGGTGACAGCGATGATGCGAGCCCGGCGATCGGTGCCGGACGGTCGACGCTCGGCGAGGCCGGCCTCGTCCAGAGCGTCGACCGTGACGACCATCGTGGTCTTGTCCATGTCGCCGATCTCGGCGAGCTGGGCCTGGGTCCGCTCCTCCTCGATCGCGTGGACGAGGACGCAGTGCATCCGGGCCGTGAGCCCGATCTCCGCCAGCGCGGCCGCCATCCGGGTCCGCAGCACGTGGCTCGTGTGGTCGAGCAGGTACGAGAGGTCCGGGCTCGTGCGGTTGGGCGCCATCGCAGTCATGCCTCCAGCGTACGACTGGTTCCGTTACGGATCATCCGCGTCCGAACCGGGGTCACACGTGAACCGGTTCGGCCGGGCGCTCCCTCTCCTCGGTGGTGTCCAGACCGAGGCGGCCACGGGTGGCGACGATGAGCACGAGCGCGCCGATCGTCGTCACGATGAGCAGGCCGTGGAGCGTGTCCTTGGCGTGGTCGAGCCGCGGGAAGATCTCCGGCCACACCAGCGAGTAGGTGCTGTTGATCAGCGCGTGCAGCAGCATGACCAGCGGCAGACTCTGCCCGGACCGGTTGAACACCCAGGTCATCACCAGGCTGAGCGGGATGCAGGAGGCGACGAACTCGACCGGCTGCACCCAGCTGACGTCCGGGTAGCCGCCCCACTCGGTGAGGAACAGCGGCAGGTGCCAGCAACCCCAGAGCAGGCCGAGCACGCAGGTGCCGAGCACCGGCCCGAACCGCCGCTGCAGCCGGGGCAGCGCGAAGTCACGCCAGCCCGGCTCCTCCGCCGTGGCCGTGGTGACGAACTGCACGATCACCATCGGCACGAACGCGATCGCGATCATCACCGACGGCACGCGGATCTCTTCCCAGGCGGCCGGCAGCGCGGCGGTCCCCAGCAGGATCGCGGCCGGGACACCGAACAGCACGCCGAGGAACCAGCCCCACCCGACCCGCCAGCGGAAGAGCCGCGCCTTCCAGTGCCGGAGCCCTTCCCGGCCCTCGCTGACCGTGGTCACGATGAACGCGGCCGTCAACGGCCCGAGGTACGCGCCGGGAAGTAACCCGACGAGCTGGCCGCTGCCGCCGATGTCGGGGATGTGGATGTCCGGCTCCACGTTCGTGCCGTGGTCGCCCAGCACGTACGGCATCCACATCATCCAGCTGAGGCCGAAGGCCAACAGGAAGAAGCTCGTCAGGGGATAGCGTCGGATCGCGTTTTTCAGCATGGACAGAGTTCATCGGTCCGGGGCCGTCCGAACACTCCCGCACGATGCCGTCCCGCGGTAGCGCCTGCTGTACTACTGCTTGCGCCGCACGTCCTCGAGGTAGCGCAGCACCGCGGTGACCCGGCGGTCGTTCTCGTCGTCGGGCGGCAGGTCGAGCTTCGCGAAGATGCTGCGGATGTGCTTGTGCACCGCCCCGTCGGTGACGACGAGCCGCTCCGCGATCGCCGCGTTGCCCAGGCCCTCGGCCATCAGCGCGAGCACGTCCCGCTCGCGCGGGCTCAGCCGCTCCAGCCGCGGGTCCGTGCGCGTGCGCGAGAGCAGCTGCGTGACGACGTCCGGGTCGATCGCGGTGCCCCCGTCGGCGACCCGGTGCAGCGCCTCGAGGAACTGCTCCACGCGTCCGACGCGCTCCTTGAGCAGGTAGCCGAGCCCGCTGCTGCCGCCGGCCAGCAACTCGGTGGCGAACGCCTGCTCGACGTACGCGGACAGCACGAGGATCGCCAGCTTCGGATGGCGCCGGCGGGCCTCGACCGCGGCCTTGATGCCCTCGTCGGTGTGCGTCGGGGGCATCCGGACGTCGACGAGCGCGACGTCGGGGCGATGGGTGTCGATCGCCGCCAGCAACTCGGCCGCGTCACCGGCCGTCGCCACCACGTCGAGCGCTTCGGCTCTCAGCAGGAGAGCGAGCCCTTCACGCAGCAGCGCGTCGTCCTCACCGATCACGATCCGCACGGCAGCTCCACGGCGAGGATCGTAGGCCCTCCCTTCGGGCT contains:
- a CDS encoding CPBP family intramembrane glutamic endopeptidase, with the translated sequence MLKNAIRRYPLTSFFLLAFGLSWMMWMPYVLGDHGTNVEPDIHIPDIGGSGQLVGLLPGAYLGPLTAAFIVTTVSEGREGLRHWKARLFRWRVGWGWFLGVLFGVPAAILLGTAALPAAWEEIRVPSVMIAIAFVPMVIVQFVTTATAEEPGWRDFALPRLQRRFGPVLGTCVLGLLWGCWHLPLFLTEWGGYPDVSWVQPVEFVASCIPLSLVMTWVFNRSGQSLPLVMLLHALINSTYSLVWPEIFPRLDHAKDTLHGLLIVTTIGALVLIVATRGRLGLDTTEERERPAEPVHV
- a CDS encoding MFS transporter; translated protein: MSRWIALGVIATGLLMSVLDGSIVTVAMPAIQADLALSTAGLSWVVNAYLIAFGSLLLLAGRLGDLIGRKRMFLAGSIVFTLASVLAGAATSPAALIAARFLQGVGSAMSAAVSLGILVTLFTEAKERSVAIAVFSFTGAAGASIGQVVGGVLTDALSWHWIFLINAPIGVAAIALALPALPDDRGIGLKAGADVLGAVLVTSGLMTSIYAVVTRSPLVGVGGLALLAGFVARQATAATPLMPLRIFRTRSVAVANGVQVLMVAVLFSFQILFALYLQNVQGYDATETGLAMLPAALTIGAVSLGAAARLNARFGERRVLLAGIGLLILMLALLTRVPVRADYVTDLLPLMVLAAGFGLALPALTSLGMSGAKADDAGLASGLFNTTQQIGMATGIAVLSTLAAARTESLLDDGRAAALTGGYHAAFAAGTALLVAAFVLAFALLRQRHEAPAEVTSLNV
- a CDS encoding BTAD domain-containing putative transcriptional regulator codes for the protein MTVQLVLLARVAHRGVDVVGPRVQRLLALLAGELRAGPSSDRLIDELWPDERPEHPTKALQALVFRARAALGPDLIVSTPRGYRLALTEEDVDASAVLLRASEATAAARRGAHPAALEAAEAGLALFGPGTPPAATDPLGELRAHRAVTRAVLTRARALALARLERWADAIGPLTELAAEAPRDEELLAQLLRAEAATQGPAAALARYDTYRRALRDELGADPGPELQATHAELLRPKARTEHHGIPFDPNPLLGRDGDLAAVAALVRTSRVTSIIGIGGLGKTRLAQAVARASDRTTVHFVPLAGVVTDDDVLGEVMTALGVVAGPGDAVDSLTEALGPALLVLDNCEHVIRGAAELVHRLVARSRQLRVLTTSRTPLGLSSEAVHLLPELSPENSEELFRQRARAVRPGADLPDDIVREVCGHLDGLPLAVELAAARIRALSVRDIADRLNKRFTLLRGGSRDAPERHRTLSAVIDWSWHLLTPSSQAAMRALSVFPGGFTGAAAESFGFESDTLEHLVDQSLLTVVETGSELRFRMLETVREFSALRRAESGEAEAVDDRFLSWARDVSVANHEGLFGPDFITTVRRIRAEQDNLALALRIAVERSDGPSVAATVAALGGLWMVESNLGKLLPLVDEPAWALSHYRPEPGSVEVARAAMVLIAISAGLLQPERAGRSIVTARRLPPTAPTTLISAADTVLRCDGPDEVRALAERPEPMLAAVANSVLSYTAEGAGDRVAALAAAERALHVLGDAGNRWIRAAAHSRVGELLDIDRTEEARMHFGVVLEVFNELGAWATATRIRWALVFANLCAGRIDEAEQWLAECMRHDPDERTTMYGFDLALRAELALQRGDAETGLTMWRSVVDIAKVSDDATSSGLSWAAEAQAAAVLAHAGADRLDLVAAIDPATLLAGNPAPTLSACAAVLSALAAVRADAELVALAERCGAVGGFPSSVSGIARVRDRVADTDAYRAAVEKYATLTRDELPTVAQDVLAADAALSGRGSSGTPPATIRSRRA
- a CDS encoding MarR family winged helix-turn-helix transcriptional regulator, with amino-acid sequence MTAMAPNRTSPDLSYLLDHTSHVLRTRMAAALAEIGLTARMHCVLVHAIEEERTQAQLAEIGDMDKTTMVVTVDALDEAGLAERRPSGTDRRARIIAVTEKGVEVARQSQEIVDRVHAEALGSLAVEDRDALLAALTALATGHLAQPAEGQARRARQRS
- a CDS encoding response regulator, which gives rise to MRIVIGEDDALLREGLALLLRAEALDVVATAGDAAELLAAIDTHRPDVALVDVRMPPTHTDEGIKAAVEARRRHPKLAILVLSAYVEQAFATELLAGGSSGLGYLLKERVGRVEQFLEALHRVADGGTAIDPDVVTQLLSRTRTDPRLERLSPRERDVLALMAEGLGNAAIAERLVVTDGAVHKHIRSIFAKLDLPPDDENDRRVTAVLRYLEDVRRKQ